In the Gemmatimonadaceae bacterium genome, TACTGCGCAGGCCCTCGAGCGAGAAGGCGAGTCAACCGCTGTCAGATCGATCATCCTCGTAGCGACGAGCCGTTCGAAGTGTGACCGGAGTGCCCGTGGATGGGTGATTGCGACCGTTAGATCGCTAGGTCGCTGGTACGCTGGAAGCTCCTTCGTCGTTAGGGCGCTGTTTACGGCCCGATATGCCGTGAGATGATGCGTAGAAGATGAAAATTGGCCGGGAGACGCTGAATGCCGAGCGGGAGAGAGTGGTACGGGGGCTTTACTGGTGACAATTGGGGCGGTACGACTTGTTCAGTGATCGATAACGGTTGACGATGCAGCGGGACGAGGTGAGGACCGAGGTGGACAGCGATGAATGGCAACGGGATTTTGTTTGATCGCGACGCGACGGCGATCACGTGAGGCTATCGGGCCATGAAATACAGCGCTGCTGATTGACAACTGATCGGTAAGTGTGTGCAAGCGGGCGATACGGCCCGAGGTTCGAGCCGTACGCCGATTCATTGCGTCGTTACTCCGCTGCGTCAGAGCGGTACTCGTGTTAATTGCGATAGGATGACGATGAATTGCAGCTGGACGGCGATGAATTGCAGCTGGACGGCGATCAATCGCATGTCGAGGGCAGCGCATTGGAGCGGTTCAACGATCAGTTCGGGCGCTACTGCGATCAATCGGTTCGTGTTGGTATCGGGATGCATCCGTACGGTGCGCGATTCCGTCGGTACTCCGATGCATTCGAGCGATAGCCGGCTGAGTGGCAGCGGTAGGCCGATGGGTTCGATCTGTACTGCGAGACATTGAAGCGTTACGCGCGTGAGTCCCGTCGGCACTCCCGCGAGTCCCTCCGGGACGCCCGAGAGTTGCTTCAATACGCCACTCTATTCGCTCGGGACGCCAATCAATTCGTCCGGTACACCACACGATTGCTTCGTGACGCCGATCAATTGCTTCGATACGCGTCGGCGTTGATGCGCGATCCTATCGCGTCTTCACGATACGGCTGGCAATTGATGCCATGGCGCTCATGAATCGGTCGTGACGCGGTTGGATTGCCGCGGTGAACGCGGCGATTCATGCGTGACCAGTTTGCATCCGGTGGACGGCTCGTGGCATTCGTGGTGAATTCGGATCAGTTCCGGCGTTCTGAGTCGAACGGGCGATAGACTAACGGACCTGTTCGGAAGGCCTAACGAGGACCTCGTTGATCGCCATCCGCCGCGGACGCGTCACGATGAACGTGATCGTCTCCGCGATGTCCTCGGCCCGGAGTGGCTCGGCGTCGGCGAACATCGACTTTGTCTGCTCGAGAATCTCGGGGCGCAGATGCTCCGTGAGCTCCGTCGCGACAGCGCCGGGCTCGACGAGTGACACGCGTAGATGTCGACGTGTGACCTCTTGTCGCAGCGACTCGCTGAATGCGCCGACGCCGAACTTCGTCAGATTGTAGACGCCAGCGCCGGTTCGCGCCGAGCGGCCCGCGACGGAGCTGATGTTGACGAGGTCCGATACGCGCCGCGGATCCTGCTCGGCGGCGCGGAGCAGGTGTGGCAGCGCCGCGTGAGCGACGTAAAGGACGCCGAGCACGTTGAGACGCACCATTCGCTCCCACTCCTCGAGCGGCGCGTCTTCGATCGGGCCGAGGAGCATGACCCCGGCATTGTTGATCACGATGTCCAGCCGGCCAAGCTCACGTACCGTACGGTCAACGGCGTCGCGCGCCTGTTGCTCGACGGTGACGTCGGTAGTGAGAGCGATCGCGCGGCCGCCTTTGCCAAGCTCGCGCGAGAGAGCTTCAATCCGCTGCGTGCGCCGCGCAGCGA is a window encoding:
- a CDS encoding SDR family NAD(P)-dependent oxidoreductase; amino-acid sequence: MTRRLEGTVALVTGASSGIGEATARALAAEGAAVALAARRTQRIEALSRELGKGGRAIALTTDVTVEQQARDAVDRTVRELGRLDIVINNAGVMLLGPIEDAPLEEWERMVRLNVLGVLYVAHAALPHLLRAAEQDPRRVSDLVNISSVAGRSARTGAGVYNLTKFGVGAFSESLRQEVTRRHLRVSLVEPGAVATELTEHLRPEILEQTKSMFADAEPLRAEDIAETITFIVTRPRRMAINEVLVRPSEQVR